A window from Salvia miltiorrhiza cultivar Shanhuang (shh) chromosome 2, IMPLAD_Smil_shh, whole genome shotgun sequence encodes these proteins:
- the LOC131011410 gene encoding chloride channel protein CLC-f: MSSAADYNDRAILLRSNSLGSDDDLEHGAAHSPKTSSKGGGLASDLLKRLDRGLTASGRRLSVHHRISSSSPSSPSSDHPNAAATADDSLADGAPPEWALLLIGCLLGVATGLCVASFNRGVHVIHEWAWAGTPNEGAAWLRIQRLADTWHRILLIPVLGGVIVGVLHGLLEILSQIKQSTSSQGQGLDVLAAIFPILKAVQAGVTLGTGCSLGPEGPSVDIGKSCANGFSVMMENNRERKIALVAAGAAAGIASGFNAAVAGCFFAIETVLRPLRAENSPPFTTAMIILASVVSSTVSNAVLGEKQAFTVPTYDLKSAAELPLYLILGMLCGVVSVAFTRLLEWFTDAFQFIKERFGLPDVVCPALGGLGAGLIALKYPGILYWGFTNVDEILRTGKTASAPGIWLLAQLAAAKVVATALCKGSGLVGGLYAPSLMIGAAVGAVFGGCAGEIINTAIPGNTAVAEPQAYALVGMAATLASVCSVPLTSVLLLFELTRDYRILLPLMGAVGLAIWVPSVTTQPKESEVPDTKSSPRGYSAVSPSEDKDDDVWRRTSQRNDIELSVIENFNGYNPIDVDILLENMKVSQAMSSNFLKISLNQTLREALSCMRDGQQNCLLVVEDKDCLEGILTDGDIKRWLTKKVGESSSSDSDVNTCTVSSIFTRGISYHGRERGPLICYPDTDLAMAKQLMEAKGIKQLPVIKRAEDCQRERTRRKVVGILYCDSIWTCLREELYRQKSVKLHEEDDSGKMIAITNGHQRQSV; encoded by the exons ATGTCGTCGGCCGCTGACTACAACGATCGCGCCATTCTATTGCGCTCCAATTCGTTGGGCTCCGACGACGATCTGGAGCACGGCGCCGCTCATTCCCCCAAAACCAGCAGCAAGGGGGGCGGCCTCGCCTCCGATCTCTTGAAGCGCCTCGATCGCGGCCTTACCGCTTCCGGCCGCCGATTGAGCGTCCACCACCGCATTTCCTCTTCTTCCCCCTCCTCTCCCTCCTCTGATCACCCTAatgccgccgccaccgccgaTGATTCGCTCGCCGACGGTGCACCGCCGGAGTGGGCGTTGCTGCTTATCGGCTGCCTCCTCGGCGTTGCTACCGGCCTCTGTGTCGCCTCTTTTAATCGTGGG GTACATGTGATACATGAATGGGCATGGGCTGGCACCCCAAATGAAGGTGCTGCTTGGCTTCGGATACAAAGGCTAGCTGATACTTGGCACCGTATACTTTTGATACCAGTCTTGGGTGGAGTTATTGTAGGTGTTTTGCATGGTCTACTAGAGATACTTAGTCAAATAAAGCAATCTACTTCTTCTCAAGGACAAGGCTTAGATGTGCTTGCTGCAATCTTCCCCATACTGAAGGCTGTCCAGGCTGGTGTGACCTTAGGGACTGGTTGTTCTTTAGGTCCTGAAGGCCCTAGTGTTGATATTGGAAAATCATGTGCTAATGGATTCTCAGTGATGATGGAGAACAATAGAGAAAGGAAAATTGCTCTTGTTGCTGCTGGTGCAGCTGCTGGAATTGCTTCTG GTTTTAATGCAGCTGTTGCTGGATGTTTCTTTGCCATTGAAACGGTTTTGAGGCCTCTCCGTGCTGAAAACTCTCCTCCATTTACAACAGCAATGATAATTTTGGCCTCAGTTGTCTCATCAACTGTATCAAATGCTGTTCTTGGGGAGAAGCAGGCTTTCACAGTGCCCACGTATGATTTGAAATCTGCTGCTG AGCTACCATTGTACCTTATACTGGGAATGCTATGTGGAGTTGTAAGTGTGGCTTTCACTCGCTTGTTGGAGTGGTTCACGGACGCATTTCAgtttattaaagaaagatttgGGCTTCCAGATGTAGTATGCCCTGCTCTAGGAGGTTTAGGAGCTGGTCTAATAGCACTCAAATATCCGGGAATATTATATTGGGGATTCACCAATGTTGATGAAATATTACGTACTGGAAAGACTGCTTCAGCTCCAGGAATCTGGCTACTTGCTCAGTTAGCTGCAGCAAAAGTTGTTGCTACTGCACTATGTAAGGGATCTGGTCTTGTTGGTGGCTTATACGCCCCAAGTTTGATGATTGGTGCTGCTGTGGGTGCTGTGTTTGGAGGCTGTGCTGGTGAGATTATCAACACTGCTATTCCTGGAAACACTGCTGTTGCTGAGCCACAGGCCTATGCTCTG GTGGGAATGGCTGCAACATTAGCTTCAGTCTGTTCAGTACCTTTAACTTCGGTTCTTCTTCTGTTTGAGCTGACTAGAGATTACAGAATCTTGCTTCCCCTCATG GGTGCAGTTGGATTAGCAATATGGGTGCCCTCTGTGACAACTCAGCCAAAAGAATCAGAGGTACCAGATACAAAGAGTTCTCCGCGAGGTTATTCTGCTGTTTCACCAAGTGAAGACAAAGATGATGATGTTTGGAGGCGAACTAGTCAAAGAAATGATATAGAACTCTCTGTCATTGAAAACTTCAATGGTTATAATCCAATAGATGTCGACATTTTACTGGAAAATATGAAG GTGTCCCAGGCAATGTCAAGCAACTTTTTAAAGATTTCACTGAACCAAACTCTGAGGGAGGCCCTGAGTTGCATGCGTGATGGTCAGCAGAATTGTCTTCTTGTTGTTGAAGACAAAGATTGTTTGGAAGGAATCTTGACAGATGGGGATATCAAACGCTGGTTGACGAAAAAAGTTGGTGAATCTTCTAGCAGTGATTCAGAT GTAAATACTTGCACTGTTTCCTCTATCTTCACTCGTGGGATAAGCTATCATGGGCGAGAACGTGGACCTTTGATTTGTTATCCAGATACTGATCTGGCAATGGCAAAGCAGCTGATGGAGGCAAAGGGAATCAAACAGTTGCCTGTGATTAAGCGTGCGGAAGATTGTCAGAGAGAAAGGACAAGACGCAAGGTTGTGGGAATTCTTTATTGCGATTCAATCTGGACTTGTCTCAG AGAAGAACTTTATCGTCAAAAGTCAGTCAAATTGCATGAAGAAGATGACTCTGGGAAGATGATAGCGATAACAAATGGCCATCAACGACAAAGCGTTTGA
- the LOC131008071 gene encoding uncharacterized protein LOC131008071 has product MWLTHQDFREFVKASWHANISINCPLLKVMVKLKRLRSSLKSWNKEVFGHVDVDINQMQMDLERIQTRISTEGYSDTLFDEEVEAQARLSTKLLRKDLLLKQKSRIRWLNDGDRNTSFFHNSIKARKKQLHIPQLRIDGTDSYDQDEIAAHIVRYFSNLFADSTGNAVTTDDVRYLVNTTVSQAQNNLLTCIPMDEEIKAAVFELGGDSAAGPDGFTWVFFQHCWEIIKADICLAVRTFFNKNYLPHGLNSNTLILIPKKEVVETVADLRPIVLSNFFFKILSKILATRLSDVAAECVSPNQFGFIRGRLIHDCIMLGSEGINCMNRSCKGKNMACKVDIKKALR; this is encoded by the coding sequence ATGTGGTTGACTCATCAGGATTTTCGGGAGTTTGTGAAAGCTTCCTGGCATGCGAATATTAGCATTAATTGTCCTCTTTTGAAGGTGATGGTGAAACTGAAAAGGCTGCGCTCGAGTCTTAAAAGCTGGAACAAAGAGGTCTTTGGGCACGTGGATGTGGATATCAATCAGATGCAGATGGATTTGGAGAGGATTCAAACAAGAATTTCGACTGAAGGCTACTCGGACACTCTTTTTGACGAAGAAGTGGAGGCTCAAGCTCGTTTGAGTACGAAGCTGCTGCGAAAAGACTTATTACTGAAACAGAAAAGTAGGATTCGCTGGTTAAATGACGGGGACAGAAACACAAGTTTCTTCCATAACTCGATCAAGGCTAGAAAGAAGCAGCTTCATATTCCGCAGTTAAGAATTGATGGGACGGACTCTTATGATCAAGATGAGATTGCAGCACACATCGTTCGTTATTTCTCCAATTTGTTTGCTGACTCAACTGGTAATGCGGTCACAACTGATGATGTGAGGTATTTGGTGAACACTACAGTTTCTCAAGCGCAAAATAATCTTCTTACTTGCATCCCGATGGATGAGGAAATTAAGGCCGCGGTCTTTGAGTTGGGGGGGGACAGTGCAGCCGGCCCTGATGGATTCACATGGGTCTTCTTTCAACATTGCTGGGAGATCATCAAAGCGGATATTTGTTTGGCTGTTAGAACGTTCTTCAACAAAAACTATCTACCTCATGGACTTAATTCCAACACGCTGATTCTTATACCTAAAAAAGAAGTGGTTGAAACGGTGGCGGACTTGAGACCTATTGTTCTGTCCAactttttctttaaaatacTCTCTAAGATCCTGGCGACTAGGCTCAGTGATGTGGCGGCCGAATGTGTTTCGCCGAATCAATTTGGTTTTATCCGTGGTCGCTTGATTCATGACTGTATTATGCTCGGCTCGGAAGGCATTAACTGCATGAACCGTTCGTGCAAAGGCAAAAATATGGCTTGTAAAGTGGATATTAAAAAGGCCTTACGCTGA